The Primulina eburnea isolate SZY01 chromosome 8, ASM2296580v1, whole genome shotgun sequence genome contains a region encoding:
- the LOC140838736 gene encoding BES1/BZR1 homolog protein 4-like → MTSGSRMPTWKERENNKRRERRRRAIAAKIFSGLRMYGNYKLPKHCDNNEVLKALCDEAGWIVEEDGTTYRKGGCKPIGSAVVSPCTSNQPSPRTSVNPSPVFSSFASPVSKHCNYNVSNTADPNSLIPWLKNLSSGSCPDPSKFPHYLYVPGGSISAPVTPPLSSPTAHTPRMKDDPTSGSFWPGLHYPFPPYSTTQSPGTQTPPDSGWLSGVQTPQDGHPSPTFSLVSPNPFAFKEPLSNGGSRMWTPGQSGTCSPIVAPGIDQTADVPMCDAISAEFAFGSNNTMGVVKAWEGERIHDECVPDDLELTLGNSGTR, encoded by the exons ATGACGTCGGGAAGCCGGATGCCGACGTGGAAGGAGAGAGAGAACAACAAGCGCCGGGAGAGGCGCCGGCGTGCGATCGCCGCCAAGATCTTCTCCGGATTGAGGATGTACGGGAATTACAAGCTGCCCAAGCACTGTGACAACAACGAGGTCTTGAAAGCACTCTGCGACGAAGCTGGTTGGATCGTTGAAGAAGATGGTACCACCTACAGAAAG GGTGGTTGCAAGCCCATTGGTTCAGCAGTGGTGAGCCCTTGCACGTCAAATCAACCAAGCCCCAGAACCTCTGTTAATCCAAGCCCTGTTTTTTCTTCCTTTGCTAGCCCAGTCTCGAAGCATTGTAACTACAATGTCAGTAACACTGCCGATCCTAATTCCCTCATCCCATGGCTAAAAAACTTGTCATCTGGCTCTTGTCCTGATCCATCTAAGTTTCCCCATTATCTTTACGTACCCGGTGGTTCGATAAGTGCACCAGTCACCCCTCCATTAAGCTCACCGACTGCACATACTCCTAGAATGAAGGATGATCCAACATCTGGTTCTTTCTGGCCTGGGCTGCACTACCCCTTCCCACCATACTCTACTACACAAAGTCCTGGTACTCAAACTCCACCTGATTCAGGATGGCTTTCTGGTGTCCAAACTCCTCAAGATGGGCATCCATCTCCAACTTTCAGCCTTGTCTCACCTAATCCTTTCGCTTTCAAAGAACCGTTGTCGAATGGGGGGTCTCGTATGTGGACTCCTGGACAAAGTGGAACTTGTTCTCCTATTGTTGCACCAGGGATTGACcagacagctgatgttccaATGTGTGATGCAATTTCTGCTGAGTTTGCATTTGGAAGCAATAATACCATGGGAGTGGTGAAAGCATGGGAAGGAGAAAGAATTCACGATGAATGTGTTCCTGATGATCTTGAACTTACTCTTGGTAATTCCGGTACCAGGTGA
- the LOC140837739 gene encoding heat stress transcription factor A-7b-like: MYTETAQNENSNTATEMAEGVHKGEFGGCLINGGNSQSANVRESSLPPFLQKIFEIADDTETKSIVSWNSNGTSFIIWDHNEFSEKILPKYFKTTVFSSFVYQLNNYGFRKISCNRHEYVNPWFQEGKKELLKNIRRRNEKFQATKKRGCATLNCDSMNAGVEQELQVLMAEQNSMKEQIQKLKESLANMEHQITSIQSKTRFPELRDNQGGVTVFLKQTHLEEIKDPASKNDAKKPRLTELKTTESEANNEDKIEISPPKVSSADNPGNSIQATKENAESFEFLKRILEDDTWFGIEGEGDLPVNHFQSYC, from the exons ATGTATACTGAAACTGCACAGAATGAGAACAGCAATACAGCAACTGAGATGGCTGAAGGTGTTCATAAAGGAGAGTTTGGCGGCTGTCTTATAAATGGAGGAAATTCGCAGTCGGCCAACGTACGGGAGTCCAGCCTGCCTCCATTTTTGCAGAAGATATTTGAAATTGCAGACGATACAGAAACAAAATCAATTGTATCATGGAATTCAAATGGCACCAGTTTCATTATTTGGGATCATAACGAGTTTTCAGAAAAGATTCTTCCCAAGTATTTCAAGACTACCGTTTTCTCGAGCTTCGTTTACCAGCTCAATAATTAT GGATTCAGAAAGATCAGTTGCAATAGACACGAATACGTGAATCCATGGTTTCAAGAAGGGAAAAAAGAATTGCTAAAGAACATTAGAAGAAGGAacgagaaatttcaagccacaAAAAAGAGAGGCTGCGCGACTCTGAATTGCGACTCCATGAATGCTGGAGTGGAGCAAGAACTGCAGGTTTTGATGGCAGAACAAAATAGTATGAAAGAGCAAATTCAGAAGCTCAAAGAGAGTCTAGCAAACATGGAACATCAGATTACCAGCATACAAAGTAAAACCAGGTTTCCTGAACTTCGTGACAACCAAGGTGGCGTAACCGTCTTTTTAAAGCAGACGCATCTGGAGGAAATAAAAGATCCCGCAAGTAAAAATGATGCGAAAAAGCCAAGATTGACTGAGCTAAAGACTACAGAAAGTGAAGCAAATAACGAAGATAAGATAGAAATTTCCCCACCGAAAGTTTCGTCAGCTGACAATCCGGGCAACTCCATTCAGGCAACAAAAGAAAATGCTGAAAGTTTCGAATTTTTGAAGAGAATACTAGAGGATGATACATGGTTCGGTATAGAAGGCGAGGGAGACCTACCAGTGAATCATTTCCAAAGCTATTGTTGA
- the LOC140838737 gene encoding U-box domain-containing protein 17-like — MASAAMFSSLRRRTSPSMDAFLAPVDLSDDSVIKALRAICTELVSSFSGDCRFKPFFHGRSTRSLIRKIQSISVLLDAFGDVRFSKVSFTVFLCFKELYLLLYRAKILIDFVRGSSKLWLLLQNHSLSGHFHDLNMEISTLLDIFPLSDVNLSEDIKELFVLLRKQTRNSKLSIDKHDDMLRLKFYNFLDEFDNGRVPEKNELYAFLVENLSICDVKSCRAEIEFLEEQIVNHDGDVEPTSSVLNGFVALIRYCRFLLFRFEDEEGELGKWKRRKPKKGLITQKIADTFIAIPKDFCCPISLDLMKDPVIVSTGQTYDRASIRRWMGEGRSTCPKTGQMLLHTRLVPNRAMRNLIMQWGLANGIPYDLPENADYASENAAVASPSKAALEATKATARLLIEQLSNGTARSKTVAAREIRLLAKTGRENRACLAEAGAIPLLKVLLPSSDALAQENAVTAMLNLSIYDNNKSRIMDVEGCLGAIVGVLKYGTTTEARENAAATLFSLSAVHNYKKQIAQENGAIKALAGLLKEGTTSRGKKDAVTALFNLSTHIENCARMIESGAVTALVDALGCDDVSEEAAGALVLIVRQPIGAEAVGIEENAVPGLIGMMRCGTPKGKENAVAALLELCRSGGSATTEKVVKAPALVGLLQSLLFTGTRRARRKAASLARVFHRSENGGLGVGYAFAGNSATQDTNFVGDSTMTVSISVPVL, encoded by the coding sequence ATGGCTTCAGCGGCTATGTTTTCGTCTTTGAGGAGGCGAACGTCGCCGTCTATGGACGCGTTTCTGGCGCCGGTGGATCTATCGGATGACTCTGTTATAAAGGCTTTACGCGCTATTTGTACAGAGCTGGTCTCATCGTTTTCAGGTGACTGTAGATTTAAGCCATTTTTCCATGGCAGGAGTACTAGGTCTTTGATCCGGAAAATTCAGTCTATTTCCGTTCTCTTGGATGCTTTTGGTGATGTCAGATTCTCGAAAGTGTCTTTTACCGTGTTTTTATGCTTCAAGGAGTTGTACCTCCTGCTTTACAGGGCGAAAATTTTGATTGATTTCGTTAGAGGGTCCAGTAAGTTGTGGCTGTTGCTTCAAAACCACTCACTTTCTGGTCATTTTCATGATTTGAACATGGAAATTTCCACCCTTTTGGATATTTTCCCTTTGAGTGACGTTAACTTATCTGAAGATATTAAAGAACTGTTTGTATTGTTGAGAAAACAAACAAGGAATTCAAAATTGTCCATTGACAAGCATGACGATATGTTGAGGTTGAAGTTTTACAATTTCTTGGATGAATTTGATAATGGAAGGGTTCCTGAAAAGAATGAATTGTATGCATTCCTGGTGGAAAATTTGAGTATTTGCGACGTGAAAAGTTGTAGAGCTGAGATTGAGTTCTTAGAGGAGCAGATTGTGAATCATGATGGTGATGTTGAACCAACATCATCGGTTCTAAATGGATTTGTGGCTTTAATACGGTACTGTAGGTTCTTGCTGTTTCGATTTGAGGATGAAGAAGGCGAATTAGGAAAGTGGAAGCGTAGGAAGCCAAAGAAGGGGTTAATCACTCAGAAGATTGCTGATACTTTTATTGCCATCCCCAAGGATTTTTGTTGCCCAATATCATTGGATTTGATGAAGGATCCAGTCATAGTATCAACAGGGCAGACTTATGATCGTGCATCAATTAGGAGATGGATGGGGGAGGGCCGTAGTACTTGCCCAAAGACGGGGCAGATGCTTCTCCATACTCGTTTGGTGCCAAATCGGGCTATGAGAAATTTGATTATGCAATGGGGTTTAGCTAACGGGATTCCGTATGATCTACCAGAAAATGCAGATTATGCTTCTGAAAATGCAGCGGTGGCCTCACCAAGCAAGGCAGCACTTGAAGCCACTAAAGCCACAGCTCGTCTGCTTATTGAACAGCTATCAAATGGTACGGCGAGATCAAAGACTGTGGCTGCCAGGGAGATTAGATTGTTAGCAAAAACAGGAAGGGAGAATCGGGCTTGCCTTGCTGAGGCTGGTGCTATACCACTTTTAAAAGTGCTACTTCCCTCTTCAGATGCGTTGGCACAGGAGAATGCGGTGACTGCGATGTTGAACTTGTCTAtttatgataataataaaaGCAGGATCATGGATGTAGAAGGGTGTTTAGGTGCCATTGTTGGAGTTTTAAAATACGGGACCACGACCGAGGCCAGGGAAAATGCTGCGGCGACATTGTTCAGTCTCTCTGCTGTTCACAACTATAAAAAACAGATAGCACAAGAAAATGGAGCAATCAAAGCTTTGGCTGGACTGTTGAAAGAGGGAACAACTTCTAGAGGTAAAAAAGACGCCGTGACAGCATTGTTTAATTTATCAACCCACATCGAGAATTGTGCTAGAATGATAGAGTCAGGGGCTGTAACAGCACTAGTTGATGCGCTAGGATGTGATGACGTATCTGAAGAAGCTGCAGGTGCATTGGTCCTGATTGTACGGCAGCCAATAGGGGCTGAAGCAGTTGGGATTGAGGAAAATGCAGTTCCCGGGCTGATTGGAATGATGCGTTGCGGCACTCcaaaggggaaagaaaatgcTGTTGCTGCTTTACTTGAATTATGTCGAAGTGGTGGGTCAGCTACCACAGAGAAGGTGGTGAAGGCTCCAGCATTGGTTGGTTTACTGCAGAGTTTGCTCTTTACAGGGACGAGGCGTGCCAGGAGAAAAGCAGCATCGCTTGCTAGAGTCTTCCATAGGTCTGAAAATGGTGGATTGGGTGTTGGGTATGCATTTGCTGGAAACTCTGCTACACAAGATACAAATTTTGTCGGCGATTCAACGATGACAGTGTCCATTTCGGTACCTGTATTATAG